The genome window TATCAGCTCTCTTATTTCCCAAACAATCAGAATGTAAATGGAGTTCAGGCTTATGACAAGGAGGTTGATGCGCTCAATCAGCATACCAAGGCAGACAAGGTTTATATTGTTTGCAGTAAGGAGCAGCTCGATGAGAATGGTTCTATGAAGATATTCTCGATGATTGATAAACTTTCGGCGGAGTTGAGTGTGGCGAGCGATAATGAAACCAGAAAACGTCTCCTGATGCGCAGGGCCATCGCTCATAGTGTACTTCGTGATTTTGAGGCTGCCATCAGTGATTTCACCTATTATATCTCGCTCGATGACAAGAACTCTTTGGCTTACTGGCAGCGTGCAGTCTGCCAGGCTGAGATGGATGAATTTAACAAGGCCGAGGGCAAGGGTGTTCTGAACATCCATTCTGCTGAGGCTGATTTCAGTGATGCCATCCGTCAGAACAGCAACAATGCTTACATCTATTATAATAGAGGTAATCTTCATGCAGGCAGAAACGAACTATCAAAGGCAATAGATGATTATACCATTGCCTTGAGAATTGATAACCGCCTTGCAGAGGCTTATTATAATAGAGGTATAGCACGAGCCAAGAGTGGCAATAAGCAGACTGCCATCCAGGATCTTTCAAAGGCAGGAGAACTTGGTTTGTATGATGCTTATTCTGTGATCAAGCGCTTGAATAAGTCGAAATAAAAAAAATCCCGCAGATTTTCTCTGCGGGATTTTTTTTTCTGTATTTCTGTATTCCGGTTTTATATTCTCGTTACCTGCTTAACGCCCTTCACGGCGCTCAGTTTCTTGATGAGTGCATCAGTTTTGCCGGCATCATCAATCATTACGGTAACATTGCCTGAGAAGAGACCATCTTTGGAAGAGATGTTGATGCCTCGCATGATGAGTTTATCTTCCTTGGAAATAATGTTGGTGATGTTGCTCACGATACCGATATCGTCGTTTCCGATGATGCGGAGCGTGATGGCATACTTGGATGTTCCCTTGCCGCTCCATTTCGCCTTCACGATGCGGTAACCGAAACGGCGGCGTAGTTCCTTGGCGTTAGGACAATCCATGCGATGTACCTTGATACCCTTGCTGATGGTAACGAATCCGAAGATTGGGTCGCCGTAGATAGGGTGGCAGCAATGAGCCAGTTCGAAATCGATGCCCTTGAGGTGCTCATCGATAACCAGCACATCGTCGCTCTGCTTCATCAGTTCCTCGGTAGGATTCTCAAACTCGAAATTCTCTGCACTTTCTGCAGGCTTGTTGGTATTGGCGAGGTTCAGGTCGTGATCGCGCTCCTCTATGTATCTCTCGATGATGCTGTTCACGTCGATTTTCTCCTCGGCTACATCCTTATAGAAGTCTGAGTTCTCCTTATATCCCATTTTCTTGATGATGCGCGCCATAATGCTCTCATCAATATCCAGTTTCCTGTTCTTGAATCGGCGCTCCAGAAGTTCCTTGGCATAGAGGCCGTCCTTCTTCTGGGTTTCCTTCAGCGCTAGACGAATCTTGGCCTTAGCCTTGGATGTCTGCACGATGTTGAGCCATTCGCGGCGTGGCTTCTGGTTGCTCTGTGTGAGGATTTCTACCTGATCTCCCGAATGTAGTTCCTGTCGGAAGGTGACGGCTCTTCCGTTAATCTTTCCGCCCACACAGGTATTGCCGATGCGGGAGTGGATATAGTAGGCAAAGTCGAGTACCGTGGCTCCCTTCTGGAAGTTCAGCAGGTCGCCCTTTGGAGTGAACACGTATACTTCGTCTTCCTTCAGGTCGGTGGTAAACTGGTCCATCAGCTGCAGATCATCGTTGCTTTCCAGGGCAGCACGGATATTGGCAAGCCATTCGTCAATACCGCCTTCTCCCTGCTTGATACCCTTGTAGCGCCAGTGGGCAGCAAGTCCGTGCTCTGCAATATCGTCCATGCGTTCGGTTCTGATCTGTACCTCTACCCATTTGTTTTCAGGACCCAGTACGGTGGTATGCAGACTTTCATAACCGTTGCTCTTAGGCACGCTGAGCCAGTCGCGCATACGCTTTGGGTTTGGCTGATACATGTCGGTGATGAGGGCAAAGGTCTGCCAGCACTGCATATACTCTTTCTCTCTTGGTGCATCGAGGATAATACGGATGGCAAAGAGATCGTATACACCCTCGAAGGCGCACTTCTGCTTTTTCATCTTCTGCCAGATGGAGTGGATACTCTTGGTGCGGCCTTTCATGTGATATTTCAGACCGGCAGCATCGAGCTTTTCCTGGATTGGCTGGATGAAGCGGGCGATATAGGCATCGCGCGAAGCCTTGGTGGCGTTCAGCTTGTCCTTTATCATATAGTAGGCATCGTGCTCTAGATACTTCAGACTGAGGTCTTCCAGTTCGCTCTTCAGTTTGTAGAGTCCCAGTTTGTGGGCGAGTGGGGCATAGAGGTAGCTTGCCTCTTCGCTTACTTCATGCTTTGCCTCTTCCTGTTTGGTATCGCGTATCTGTCTCATCACATTCACGCGGTCGGCAATCATGATGAGGATGACGCGCATATCCTCAGAGAATGAGATAAGCAGATTTCTGAAGTTCTCGCTCTCTATGATAGGGTTGCGCTTATATAAATCGTGGATGCGAAGCAGACCACTGATAATGTGGGCTACGCTATCTCCGTATTTCTTCTGTATCTCTTCGATGGTCTGATAGCCATCGATGACGCTGGTCTGCATCAGGATGGCGATGATGCCATCTCGTTTCAGACCTATCTCGTTTACTGCGATTTCTGCGGTTTGCAGGGCAGCGAGTATTGGGTTCATTCCGAAGACATTGCGCTTAATCTGATGGTTGATGAAGGCATGCTGTATGTCTTCACGCAGATGCTGCTCATCGCCTGGCTTGAATGTATCGCCCACGGCGGTTCTCAGGCGCTCCAGTATCTGGAGTGTCTGCTCTTTTTCTTCGGATGTGAATTTAAAAGGTGTTTCGTTCATTGTCGTTCCCTCCTGCTGATGATATATTATTGAGTTGTTATAACTCGTCTATCCATTTCTGACCAGATTTGGTGTAGCTCCAAATGGCTAAACTCATACCAATAACAGCTCCTATACACATTACTAAAGCAAATCCTTCCATAATACTTATATTATATGTTATAAACTGTCTATCCACTTCTGACCTGATTTTGTGTTGAGCCAGATGGCAAAGCTGCTGCTAATAATTAGCCCCAGCGAAAAAATAAACATTAATCCATCCATAATAATATTATTTATCGTTATACTTCATAATTCTATTAGCGCAATATGCAATGATAATTGCAGATAGCGTTCCAATGAACAAACAAAGTAAATTGTATATGTTCAATTCTTGGTTTGTTACTAATGGCGATAAACCGCCAATTCCTACACCACTTAAAAATAATGTAGATACCCCATAGAGGTAATGTGATAGCCCCGACCTTCTGTCGTGCTCTTTTGATAATTTACTAACCATGTCGCAATATTCTATTTTAAATTTGACAAACAATGGCGATTCGGCGTTAAAAAACGCCTACTTCGTTAAATTTTCAATGCAAAGGTACAAAAAAAAGCGGAA of Segatella copri contains these proteins:
- a CDS encoding RelA/SpoT family protein; the encoded protein is MNETPFKFTSEEKEQTLQILERLRTAVGDTFKPGDEQHLREDIQHAFINHQIKRNVFGMNPILAALQTAEIAVNEIGLKRDGIIAILMQTSVIDGYQTIEEIQKKYGDSVAHIISGLLRIHDLYKRNPIIESENFRNLLISFSEDMRVILIMIADRVNVMRQIRDTKQEEAKHEVSEEASYLYAPLAHKLGLYKLKSELEDLSLKYLEHDAYYMIKDKLNATKASRDAYIARFIQPIQEKLDAAGLKYHMKGRTKSIHSIWQKMKKQKCAFEGVYDLFAIRIILDAPREKEYMQCWQTFALITDMYQPNPKRMRDWLSVPKSNGYESLHTTVLGPENKWVEVQIRTERMDDIAEHGLAAHWRYKGIKQGEGGIDEWLANIRAALESNDDLQLMDQFTTDLKEDEVYVFTPKGDLLNFQKGATVLDFAYYIHSRIGNTCVGGKINGRAVTFRQELHSGDQVEILTQSNQKPRREWLNIVQTSKAKAKIRLALKETQKKDGLYAKELLERRFKNRKLDIDESIMARIIKKMGYKENSDFYKDVAEEKIDVNSIIERYIEERDHDLNLANTNKPAESAENFEFENPTEELMKQSDDVLVIDEHLKGIDFELAHCCHPIYGDPIFGFVTISKGIKVHRMDCPNAKELRRRFGYRIVKAKWSGKGTSKYAITLRIIGNDDIGIVSNITNIISKEDKLIMRGINISSKDGLFSGNVTVMIDDAGKTDALIKKLSAVKGVKQVTRI